A genome region from Thalassotalea euphylliae includes the following:
- a CDS encoding MJ1255/VC2487 family glycosyltransferase, giving the protein MKILFGIQGTGNGHISRARILAKYLKEHAVDVTYLISGREREKLFDMEVFGDFMHRKGLTFVTKNGKIDYISTFLENSLLGFYRDIHALSLSEYDLVITDFEPVTAWAGKLQGKPVLGIGHQYAFGENTPMAGESMMAKWIMRNFAPATNAIGLHWHPYSDNVLPPIIDTTLQATDDSNNIVVYLPFENQQQVSAVLNQLPQYQFVQYSPELENGEQGNISLRKTSYQAFKQDLAGAKAVICNSGFELISECLHLGKPILTKPLNGQMEQHSNALALEQLNYATVIDKITTTKVGDWLAIAKQNEAKPLPNVAKQIVEWLLKGDWQQHQQLGKGLWARETGAQ; this is encoded by the coding sequence ATGAAAATACTGTTCGGTATTCAAGGAACAGGTAATGGTCACATATCTAGAGCAAGAATCTTAGCAAAATACCTCAAAGAACATGCTGTCGACGTTACCTATCTGATCTCAGGTCGAGAAAGAGAAAAGCTGTTTGATATGGAAGTGTTTGGTGACTTTATGCACCGCAAAGGGCTCACCTTTGTTACCAAGAACGGTAAAATTGACTATATCAGTACCTTTTTGGAAAACAGTCTATTGGGGTTTTATCGTGATATCCATGCCCTCTCACTTTCAGAATATGATTTAGTAATCACCGATTTCGAGCCTGTCACCGCTTGGGCAGGAAAATTACAAGGTAAACCAGTACTAGGCATTGGCCATCAGTATGCATTTGGCGAAAATACGCCTATGGCTGGCGAGTCCATGATGGCTAAGTGGATTATGCGCAACTTTGCACCTGCAACTAACGCTATTGGCTTGCACTGGCATCCATACAGTGACAATGTGCTGCCGCCGATCATCGATACCACATTACAAGCAACAGACGATAGCAATAATATCGTCGTCTATCTGCCATTTGAAAATCAGCAACAAGTCAGCGCGGTACTCAATCAGCTGCCACAGTATCAGTTTGTGCAATATTCACCAGAACTTGAAAACGGTGAGCAAGGCAATATTAGCCTTAGAAAAACGAGCTATCAGGCGTTTAAGCAAGATTTAGCAGGTGCTAAAGCAGTTATTTGCAATAGTGGATTCGAGCTAATTAGTGAGTGCTTACACTTAGGAAAACCCATACTAACCAAACCACTTAATGGCCAAATGGAACAGCACTCTAATGCGCTGGCACTTGAACAATTAAATTATGCGACGGTAATAGATAAAATCACCACCACCAAAGTTGGTGACTGGTTAGCTATTGCTAAGCAAAATGAAGCAAAGCCATTACCCAATGTCGCTAAACAAATTGTCGAATGGCTTTTAAAAGGAGACTGGCAACAGCACCAGCAACTTGGTAAAGGGCTTTGGGCTAGAGAAACTGGCGCTCAGTGA
- a CDS encoding DUF4442 domain-containing protein, whose product MANKFSKAVAAIYKLPEFCHGYLLTKLFCTQVKYAGTSRIKLQKVSNQEVVLTIANIKRVQNHIGGVHAIAASLLAESATGTLFGMNVPDSHLPLLKSMTVNYNRRMQGGLTAKAQLSEAQIAIINSEEKGDMLVPVTITDESGQEPIECLMNWAWVPKKRK is encoded by the coding sequence ATGGCAAATAAATTTAGTAAAGCGGTAGCGGCAATATACAAGTTACCTGAGTTTTGTCATGGTTACTTGCTCACTAAACTGTTCTGTACACAAGTAAAATATGCAGGTACTTCACGCATTAAACTGCAAAAAGTTTCCAATCAGGAAGTGGTACTGACGATTGCTAACATTAAGCGCGTCCAGAACCATATTGGCGGTGTTCACGCAATTGCCGCTTCGTTATTGGCTGAGTCAGCAACGGGTACCTTATTTGGTATGAATGTGCCAGACAGTCATTTACCTTTATTGAAATCTATGACAGTAAATTATAACCGCCGTATGCAAGGTGGGCTGACCGCTAAAGCTCAGCTCAGTGAAGCGCAAATAGCAATCATTAATAGTGAAGAAAAGGGCGACATGCTGGTGCCAGTGACCATTACGGATGAGTCAGGACAAGAGCCTATTGAGTGTTTAATGAATTGGGCTTGGGTACCCAAAAAGCGCAAATAA
- a CDS encoding DUF1289 domain-containing protein — MLTKPTNKISEKAGDETIDKVGEVPNVNNGEIASPCVRNCCLNQVDYCLGCKRQLDEIVSWRSYSDAQRQAIMAQLATRDISDSHSADPA; from the coding sequence ATGCTTACCAAGCCTACGAACAAAATCAGTGAAAAAGCCGGCGACGAAACTATTGATAAAGTTGGCGAGGTACCTAACGTGAACAATGGCGAAATAGCTAGCCCCTGTGTGCGCAATTGTTGTTTGAATCAGGTCGATTATTGCTTGGGGTGTAAGCGCCAACTTGATGAAATCGTCAGTTGGCGTTCGTATAGCGACGCGCAACGCCAGGCGATTATGGCGCAATTAGCGACGCGCGATATAAGTGATTCGCATAGCGCCGATCCTGCTTAG
- the queG gene encoding tRNA epoxyqueuosine(34) reductase QueG, with amino-acid sequence MMTAAINYQDLAEKIKLWGESLGFAQIGIADIDLKSHEPHLQAWLDNQYHGSMDYMARHGMMRARPQELEPGTVRVISARLNYLPPNAKFARTLKNKKLGYVSRYALGRDYHKLMRKRLQQLGKKIQAYCSEFNFRPFVDSAPVLERPLAEKAGLGWVGKHSLLINQQAGSWFFLGELLVNLPLPVDSTTQNQCGSCVACIKICPTNAIVAPYVVDAKRCISYLTIENQGAIPLEFRKALGNRIYGCDDCQLICPWNKFGSITQEADFHPRQQLDASELVSLFTWQENEFLARTEGSPIRRIGYQSWLRNIAVALGNAPYEEQIVEVLAAKKQQADLTSDTALSVMVIEHIDWALAEQLSKAKAIAVELVTINSSITKRDKKTQRLNQRLIRSIEKGLPRDA; translated from the coding sequence TTGATGACTGCCGCTATCAACTATCAAGATCTTGCAGAAAAAATCAAGCTTTGGGGAGAATCATTAGGTTTTGCACAAATAGGCATTGCCGATATTGATCTCAAATCCCATGAGCCACACTTGCAGGCTTGGCTAGACAATCAATACCATGGTTCGATGGATTACATGGCACGTCATGGCATGATGCGCGCCCGCCCGCAAGAGCTTGAGCCGGGAACAGTTCGAGTCATTAGTGCCCGTTTAAACTACCTGCCGCCAAATGCAAAATTTGCACGTACGCTTAAAAACAAAAAACTTGGTTATGTAAGTCGATATGCATTAGGGCGTGATTACCACAAGTTAATGCGCAAGCGTTTGCAGCAGCTAGGTAAAAAAATTCAAGCCTATTGCAGTGAATTCAACTTTCGCCCATTCGTTGATTCTGCGCCAGTGTTAGAACGGCCGCTAGCTGAAAAGGCAGGACTTGGCTGGGTTGGCAAACACAGCTTGTTAATCAACCAACAAGCTGGCTCTTGGTTTTTCTTAGGTGAGCTACTAGTGAATTTGCCATTGCCTGTCGACAGTACTACCCAAAATCAATGTGGCAGTTGTGTCGCTTGCATAAAAATATGCCCAACAAACGCGATAGTCGCCCCATATGTTGTCGATGCCAAGCGCTGTATTTCGTACTTAACCATTGAAAACCAAGGCGCTATTCCGCTCGAATTCCGCAAAGCCTTAGGAAATCGTATATATGGCTGCGACGACTGCCAATTAATTTGTCCATGGAATAAATTCGGCTCGATTACGCAGGAGGCCGATTTTCATCCTCGCCAGCAACTCGATGCCAGTGAATTAGTAAGCCTATTCACTTGGCAAGAGAACGAATTTTTAGCGCGCACGGAAGGTAGCCCAATCAGGCGGATAGGTTACCAAAGTTGGTTGCGCAATATAGCGGTAGCACTTGGAAATGCACCTTATGAGGAACAAATCGTTGAAGTACTTGCGGCGAAAAAGCAGCAAGCCGATTTGACTAGTGATACTGCACTATCGGTTATGGTTATTGAACATATTGACTGGGCACTTGCTGAGCAGCTAAGTAAGGCGAAAGCAATTGCTGTTGAACTAGTGACTATTAATTCAAGCATCACTAAGCGTGACAAAAAAACTCAACGCTTAAATCAACGCTTAATTCGCTCTATCGAAAAAGGCTTGCCCAGAGACGCATAA
- a CDS encoding glycerophosphodiester phosphodiesterase codes for MLVIAHRGASGEYPENTKIAFEQAIAQQADGIELDIQFHTETGTWWLMHDLYVDKTTNGQGQLQTLPHAQLAMLRTNDNQPILQLAQALKVINGACSVNIEVKIANGNANELAQIAKHLIDELHLVVKQGIYDWPHLLISSFNHGFLAALKQQQQTLAIGALIAHCPYELAASAQLLNAKSINPSIDCLNKELVDDAHQRGLAVWVYTVDRPQDIAFCAEIGVDAIFTNYPARTQQYLQTLNS; via the coding sequence ATGCTGGTTATCGCGCATCGAGGTGCTAGTGGTGAATACCCTGAAAATACCAAAATCGCCTTTGAGCAGGCGATAGCCCAGCAAGCTGACGGCATAGAATTAGACATTCAGTTTCACACCGAAACTGGCACTTGGTGGTTAATGCACGACCTTTACGTGGACAAAACCACCAATGGCCAAGGCCAATTACAAACACTACCACATGCGCAATTAGCTATGCTGCGCACCAACGACAACCAGCCTATATTGCAATTAGCGCAGGCTCTGAAAGTCATCAATGGTGCTTGTAGTGTGAATATCGAAGTGAAAATCGCTAATGGCAACGCCAATGAGCTAGCACAAATTGCAAAGCACTTAATTGATGAGTTGCACCTTGTTGTAAAACAAGGAATTTATGATTGGCCACACCTCTTAATATCGTCATTTAATCACGGCTTCTTAGCCGCTTTAAAGCAACAACAGCAGACCCTAGCAATTGGAGCCTTAATTGCTCATTGTCCATATGAACTTGCCGCTAGCGCCCAATTACTTAACGCTAAAAGTATTAACCCAAGTATTGATTGCCTCAACAAAGAGCTAGTTGATGACGCTCACCAGCGTGGCTTAGCCGTTTGGGTATATACCGTCGATCGCCCGCAAGATATAGCATTTTGTGCTGAAATAGGTGTTGATGCTATTTTCACTAATTATCCCGCAAGAACTCAGCAGTATTTGCAAACTCTGAACTCCTAG
- the rsgA gene encoding small ribosomal subunit biogenesis GTPase RsgA: MAKAKKLTKGQARRIRANQAKKLRNKAEEVQWQDEELGAPEQGIVISRFGQHADIENGEGNTFRCNIRRGVDSLVCGDKVMFRQGKSSEHTVSGVIEAVHERSSALSRPDVYDGLKPVAANISQIIIVTTVLPAFNPDIIDRYIVACVQTGIKPVILMNKADLIDEDLAEIVEEQLDIYRAIGYQVLYASSESGDGIKELRAQLVDETSIFVGQSGVGKSTLVNTLMPELGLVTKQVSENSGLGQHTTTVARLYHFEQGGDLIDSPGIREFGLWHLSPEQVADGFIEFDDYLGTCKFRDCKHVSDPGCALIAAVESGEIHPERFASFQRIVESLSSNTLTTRFKN, from the coding sequence GTGGCAAAAGCAAAAAAACTGACCAAAGGGCAAGCGCGCCGAATTCGAGCCAATCAGGCAAAAAAGCTTCGCAATAAAGCGGAAGAAGTACAATGGCAAGATGAAGAACTAGGTGCACCAGAGCAAGGAATTGTGATCAGTCGTTTTGGCCAACACGCCGATATAGAAAATGGCGAGGGCAATACCTTTCGCTGTAATATTCGTCGCGGCGTTGATTCATTAGTTTGTGGTGATAAGGTGATGTTTCGCCAAGGTAAATCATCAGAGCATACTGTCTCTGGCGTGATTGAGGCTGTGCATGAACGTAGTTCAGCACTTAGCCGTCCCGATGTTTACGATGGCTTAAAACCCGTCGCTGCCAATATCAGCCAAATCATTATTGTTACCACAGTGCTGCCTGCGTTTAATCCAGATATTATCGATCGCTATATCGTGGCTTGTGTGCAGACCGGTATCAAGCCCGTTATTTTGATGAATAAAGCGGATCTTATTGACGAAGATTTAGCGGAAATCGTTGAAGAGCAGCTCGATATTTATCGTGCGATTGGCTACCAAGTGTTATATGCCAGCAGTGAATCCGGTGATGGCATCAAAGAACTGAGAGCTCAGCTGGTCGATGAAACTAGCATCTTCGTTGGTCAGTCCGGTGTTGGCAAATCCACCTTGGTTAACACCTTAATGCCAGAGCTTGGCTTAGTAACAAAGCAAGTCTCAGAAAACTCAGGACTAGGCCAGCACACGACAACCGTTGCTCGTCTTTATCACTTTGAGCAAGGGGGCGATTTAATTGACTCGCCCGGCATCCGTGAGTTTGGTCTATGGCATTTAAGTCCAGAGCAAGTGGCAGATGGTTTTATTGAATTTGACGACTATTTAGGCACCTGCAAATTCCGTGACTGCAAGCATGTCAGCGATCCCGGCTGTGCTTTGATTGCCGCCGTTGAAAGTGGCGAGATTCACCCCGAGCGATTTGCGAGCTTCCAGCGTATTGTCGAGAGTTTATCGAGCAATACGCTAACTACCCGTTTTAAAAACTAA
- a CDS encoding phosphatase PAP2 family protein — protein MTVLNDMYQYDLRILRWCVKSRYHQKFISCVRAVSRTGDGYMQVLLPVLIAIGSQSVNFFLLALFAFAIERPIYFILKNILKRRRPPDIVPNFSCLVQPSDKFSFPSGHTMAAFLLAGLVVSELGLIALPIYFWASAVGASRVILGVHFPSDILAGATLGSVMLLGVI, from the coding sequence ATGACGGTATTAAACGACATGTATCAATACGATTTACGCATCTTACGTTGGTGTGTTAAATCGCGTTACCATCAAAAGTTTATTAGCTGTGTTCGCGCCGTTTCGCGCACAGGTGATGGCTATATGCAGGTTTTGCTGCCTGTTCTTATTGCTATTGGCAGTCAAAGCGTTAACTTCTTTTTGTTAGCACTCTTTGCCTTTGCTATTGAGCGCCCTATTTACTTTATTTTAAAGAATATTCTCAAACGTCGCCGTCCACCAGATATCGTGCCAAACTTTTCCTGTTTAGTGCAACCATCAGACAAGTTCAGCTTTCCGTCAGGCCATACCATGGCGGCATTTTTGCTGGCAGGGCTGGTGGTTTCAGAACTTGGTTTAATTGCCTTACCCATATACTTTTGGGCCAGTGCGGTTGGTGCTTCACGGGTTATTTTAGGCGTTCACTTTCCATCGGATATTCTAGCCGGAGCAACGTTAGGCTCGGTCATGTTACTAGGAGTAATTTAA
- the asd gene encoding archaetidylserine decarboxylase (Phosphatidylserine decarboxylase is synthesized as a single chain precursor. Generation of the pyruvoyl active site from a Ser is coupled to cleavage of a Gly-Ser bond between the larger (beta) and smaller (alpha chains). It is an integral membrane protein.), whose product MIDKIKIAFQYLLPKHGISRLVGKFAAAEAGWFTTQAIKHFIKAYDINMDEAKLKRPEDFATFNDFFTRELEDGARTIDDNPMTLCYPVDGTISQQGDIKQGQLIQAKGFSYSLQSLLGGDEKTAAPFQNGKFSCIYLAPKDYHRIHMPMDATLREMIYVPGELFSVNPLTANNVPNLFARNERVVTIFDTPHGSLAMVLVGATIVASIETTWAGTITPPAGKDIFRWQYPADGAGAIKFKKGDEMGRFKLGSTVVSTFSPSMVEFNSQAHSGITTRLGKHYADVVAQPEEAAE is encoded by the coding sequence GTGATAGACAAAATCAAAATTGCCTTTCAATACCTACTACCAAAGCACGGCATTTCACGCTTGGTCGGCAAATTTGCCGCAGCAGAAGCCGGCTGGTTCACCACACAGGCAATTAAGCACTTTATTAAGGCTTATGACATTAACATGGATGAGGCCAAGTTAAAGCGCCCTGAAGATTTTGCCACCTTTAACGACTTTTTCACCCGCGAATTGGAAGATGGCGCGCGCACCATTGACGACAACCCGATGACACTATGTTACCCCGTTGATGGCACCATTAGCCAACAAGGTGATATTAAGCAAGGCCAGCTTATTCAAGCAAAAGGCTTTAGTTACAGCCTACAATCGCTCCTTGGCGGCGATGAAAAAACAGCAGCGCCATTTCAAAATGGTAAATTTAGCTGTATCTACTTAGCGCCAAAGGACTACCACCGCATTCACATGCCAATGGATGCCACTTTGCGTGAGATGATCTATGTGCCAGGCGAGCTATTTTCTGTAAACCCGTTAACAGCGAACAATGTACCTAACTTATTTGCTCGCAATGAGCGCGTGGTAACGATTTTTGATACCCCGCATGGCTCGCTTGCCATGGTATTGGTAGGCGCAACTATTGTTGCAAGTATCGAAACCACCTGGGCGGGCACCATTACGCCACCAGCAGGCAAGGATATTTTTAGATGGCAGTATCCAGCAGACGGCGCTGGCGCGATTAAATTTAAAAAAGGTGATGAAATGGGCCGATTTAAGTTGGGTTCAACCGTTGTTTCAACCTTCTCACCTAGTATGGTCGAATTTAACAGCCAAGCGCATTCAGGTATTACAACACGTTTAGGTAAGCACTACGCTGATGTGGTTGCTCAACCAGAAGAAGCAGCTGAATAA
- the orn gene encoding oligoribonuclease yields MSVNETNLVWLDLEMTGLEPEHDVILEIATIVTDSQLNVLAEGPVFAIHQSDDVLDNMSEWCIEHHGKSGLTDRCRQSTTDLATASAATIEFISQYVPRGKSPMCGNSIGQDRRFINKYMPEFEDYFHYRNLDVSTVKELARRWKPEVLDKVEKTGAHLALDDIRESIEELKVYKAHFFKL; encoded by the coding sequence ATGAGCGTAAATGAAACGAATTTAGTGTGGTTGGATCTGGAGATGACAGGTCTTGAGCCTGAGCATGATGTAATTTTAGAAATTGCCACCATAGTGACTGACAGCCAGCTAAACGTATTAGCAGAAGGGCCAGTCTTTGCAATTCATCAAAGTGATGATGTGCTCGATAATATGAGCGAGTGGTGTATTGAGCATCACGGCAAATCTGGGTTAACAGATCGCTGCCGCCAGAGTACGACTGATTTGGCGACAGCAAGCGCCGCAACCATTGAATTTATCAGCCAATATGTACCTAGAGGCAAATCGCCGATGTGTGGTAACAGCATTGGCCAAGATCGTCGCTTTATCAATAAGTACATGCCGGAGTTTGAAGATTACTTCCACTACCGCAATCTAGATGTCAGCACAGTAAAAGAGCTAGCTCGTCGATGGAAACCTGAAGTGTTGGATAAGGTCGAGAAAACAGGGGCGCACCTAGCACTTGATGATATTCGCGAATCTATTGAAGAGCTAAAAGTTTATAAGGCACATTTCTTTAAGCTTTAA